A genomic window from Nematostella vectensis chromosome 9, jaNemVect1.1, whole genome shotgun sequence includes:
- the LOC5517281 gene encoding calcium homeostasis modulator protein 5 has protein sequence MVFNRFFSVFATELKGFFKNSRTTLKNVLVLVLVFGMEQIFEKDVFECPSSKYFMYGNMFLFGPAICLLSLTLLLNATFWEVVTGCWAAHFSKRWVTKNLVRILFQALLPPGVWIVVALIRSNYYICLKLGPKELALDRALRARNGSTVAQVKEKVDETFLNAMAESHMLAWILFDSLVVLAFIVVCFRRCWCMRAEGSLPELDHYDKLEAEAAAGEFKILLEQRAEKAGKSNVHDEFENAKTLTSNEYRQLEMVREKLQWNYPRIAGDLSKPYRLHMLYNTSKAISEFSNGDPSQSKVKLTNGGVACQNKTSTRPVIILGGVGGNIISSQRYNNPPLPADHRHVLAEVKDTSSLACPVNPADSSRIGLGTRFCYQLPWQRHFD, from the exons ATGGTATTCAACAGATTTTTCTCCGTATTTGCAACTGAGCTAAAAGGCTTCTTCAAAAACTCGAGAACCACGCTCAAGAATGTATTGGTACTAGTTCTGGTGTTCGGAATGGAACAGATTTTCGAAAAGGATGTCTTCGAGTGTCCTTCATCGAAGTATTTCATGTACGGAAACATGTTTCTATTCGGCCCAGCTATCTGCCTTCTAAGTCTAACACTTCTGCTGAATGCAACTTTCTGGGAAGTTGTTACGGGTTGTTGGGCAGCGCATTTCAGTAAGCGATGGGTGACGAAAAATCTGGTCAGGATTCTCTTTCAAGCGCTTCTCCCGCCTGGAGTATGGATCGTGGTTGCGCTGATACGCTCCAACTACTACATCTGCCTCAAACTCGGCCCGAAAGAACTTGCTCTAGATAGAGCTCTACGCGCTAGGAATGGGAGCACAGTGGCTCAAGTCAAAGAGAAAGTGGATGAGACATTCCTCAACGCGATGGCAGAATCGCATATGCTGGCGTGGATCCTATTTGACTCACTTGTAGTGTTGGCGTTTATTGTGGTATGCTTTCGGAGATGCTGGTGTATGCGAGCGGAGGGAAGTCTGCCGGAGCTCGATCATTATGATAAGCTAGAGGCAGAAGCTGCGGCAGGGGAATTCAAGATTTTGTTGGAGCAACGCGCGGAGAAGGCAGGCAAGAGTAACGTCCATGATGAGTTTGAGAACGCAAAAACTCTCACATCTAACGAGTATAGACAGTTGGAGATGGTGCGAGAAAAACTACAGTGGAATTATCCGCGTATCGCAGGGGATCTCAGCAAACCTTACAGACTTCACATGTTATACAACACATCGAAAGCTATCAGTGAGTTCAGTAATGGAGATCCATCccaaagcaaagtcaagcTCACTAATGGAG GTGTGGCTTGTCAGAACAAAACCTCAACACGCCCTGTAATCATTCTGGGAGGGGTAGGTGGGAATATAATATCATCTCAACGATATAAtaaccctcccctccctgccGACCACCGTCACGTCTTGGCTGAGGTAAAAGATACCTCGTCTCTCGCGTGTCCAGTCAATCCTGCTGATTCATCACGAATAGGCTTGGGAACGAGGTTTTGTTATCAGCTTCCATGGCAACGTCATTTTGATTAA